TAAAGCCCTGCCCCCTAACCCCCTAAAGGGGGAATAAAAAATCTTGAATTTTCATAAAGATTCTATCATATTTGTTACATAATGACTCAATCACTCGGTATACGGAACAATCAAACTCCCCCTTTAGGGGGTTGGGGGGCTTCCATTTGCGCCATATCAACCGCACCGGGAACGGGAGGAATTGCCGTTATTCGTGTTTCGGGAAAAGATACATTTACCGTTTGCGATAATATTTTTCAGACAAAAAATGGGGAAATATTGCAAAATCAATCGGCATATACAGTGCATTATGGCAATATTATCAATGAAAAAAATGAAATTGTTGACGAAGTTCTCGTAACGGTTTTTAAAGCGCCGCATTCTTTTACCGGTGAAGATGTGGTGGAAATTTCATGTCATGGTTCTGTTTATATTCAACAAAAAATTCTTCAACTTCTGATTCATAACGGATGTGAACTTGCAAAACCGGGTGAATTTACAATGCGAGCTTTCCGAAACGGGAAAATGGATTTATCGCAGGCAGAAGCTGTTGCCGATTTAATCGCCTCTAATACAGCCGCTTCACACCGAATGGCGCTAAATCAAATGCGCGGCGGATTTTCTGCCGAATTAAAAGAACTTCGCACACAATTATTGAATTTTGTTTCGCTTATAGAATTGGAACTCGATTTTACAGAAGAAGATGTAGAATTTGCCGACCGTTCTAAATTAAAAGAGTTAGCAAATCATATTGAAGAAAGAATTTTTACACTTGCAAATTCTTTCAAAGTGGGCAATGTATTGAAATCGGGCATTCCCGTGGCGTTAGTTGGTGAAACCAATGTTGGAAAATCCACTTTGCTGAATTTGCTTTTGAATGAAGAAAAAGCCATCGTTTCCGATATTCACGGTACCACGCGCGATGTAATTGAAGATTTGGTAAATATTGACGGAATTACCTTCCGTTTTATTGATACGGCAGGCATACGTAAAACCACCGATACCATTGAAAATTTGGGAATTGAACGTACGTATCAAAAAATTGAACAGTCTGAAATTGTACTTTGGCTGATTGACTGCACTCAAATAACGGAACATATTGAGTGGCTTACCGAAAAAATATCAAAACGCGCCGAGGGAAAGAAAATTATATTAGTCTTTAATAAAATAGATAAACTTACGGATGAGGAACGTGAAGTTATTGACCAACTTTTCAGTCAATTTGAAGGAGAACGGATTTATATTTCGGCTAAAAAACGTATTAACACCGATAAACTTCAAAAAGCGCTGGTAAAAGCATCGCAACTCAAATCCGTTCAGGAAAGCGACATCATTGTAAACAACATTCGCCATTACGAAGCGCTTATTAAAGCGCAAAATGCTATTCAACGCGTAATTGATGGGTTGGAAAACGGT
The genomic region above belongs to uncultured Paludibacter sp. and contains:
- the mnmE gene encoding tRNA modification GTPase MnmE, coding for MTQSLGIRNNQTPPLGGWGASICAISTAPGTGGIAVIRVSGKDTFTVCDNIFQTKNGEILQNQSAYTVHYGNIINEKNEIVDEVLVTVFKAPHSFTGEDVVEISCHGSVYIQQKILQLLIHNGCELAKPGEFTMRAFRNGKMDLSQAEAVADLIASNTAASHRMALNQMRGGFSAELKELRTQLLNFVSLIELELDFTEEDVEFADRSKLKELANHIEERIFTLANSFKVGNVLKSGIPVALVGETNVGKSTLLNLLLNEEKAIVSDIHGTTRDVIEDLVNIDGITFRFIDTAGIRKTTDTIENLGIERTYQKIEQSEIVLWLIDCTQITEHIEWLTEKISKRAEGKKIILVFNKIDKLTDEEREVIDQLFSQFEGERIYISAKKRINTDKLQKALVKASQLKSVQESDIIVNNIRHYEALIKAQNAIQRVIDGLENGISGDFLSQDIRECMYHLGEITGQISNDEILGNIFSKFCIGK